In Candidatus Neomarinimicrobiota bacterium, one DNA window encodes the following:
- a CDS encoding flavodoxin family protein, with protein sequence MKALFLNCTLKKSPEVSNTEALINKAVKLYSELGVKSEILRMIDYNIPFGISSDEGEGDEWPEILDKVRACNILIIGTPIWFGVRSSIAQLVIERLDGTYDEGDLETGQFPLYNKVAGVIVTGNEDGAHDAAGTTLFNLSHLGCVIPPNSDSYWVGTAGPGPSYIEAGGERHLYTNKTIRYLVNNTAFFARLMQDNPIPTNLKKLMADAMEESDY encoded by the coding sequence TTGAAAGCGTTATTTTTAAATTGTACGTTGAAAAAATCACCGGAAGTATCGAACACTGAGGCGTTGATTAACAAAGCGGTCAAGCTTTATTCTGAATTAGGCGTAAAGAGTGAGATACTACGCATGATCGATTACAATATTCCTTTCGGCATTTCATCGGATGAAGGGGAGGGGGACGAATGGCCCGAAATATTGGATAAAGTAAGAGCCTGTAATATACTTATAATAGGGACTCCAATTTGGTTTGGAGTTCGTTCGTCGATCGCCCAATTGGTTATCGAAAGACTGGACGGAACTTATGATGAAGGAGATCTCGAAACAGGTCAATTCCCGCTTTACAATAAAGTGGCAGGTGTAATTGTCACTGGAAACGAGGACGGCGCTCATGATGCCGCAGGAACAACCCTGTTCAATTTGTCTCACCTTGGTTGTGTCATACCGCCCAACTCGGATTCATATTGGGTCGGAACCGCCGGACCGGGACCGAGCTACATAGAAGCGGGAGGTGAAAGGCACCTATACACCAACAAAACAATTCGTTACCTCGTGAACAATACAGCGTTTTTCGCCCGGTTAATGCAGGATAATCCAATACCCACAAACCTTAAAAAGCTGATGGCGGACGCTATGGAGGAGAGTGACTATTAA